In Cyclopterus lumpus isolate fCycLum1 chromosome 9, fCycLum1.pri, whole genome shotgun sequence, a single genomic region encodes these proteins:
- the si:ch211-113d22.2 gene encoding uncharacterized protein si:ch211-113d22.2 isoform X1, whose product MKTPLALLLLVSLACHSALSCSVCKGHALKCHTCVASNEDACNRQGSTSCPQYADACSTITGTNTVMKSCTYKAFCDKAHGVGSGAKMECCFGDDCNGPHRSRSHGDHHGNGAGALASTPVLLITALLLRVAASQL is encoded by the exons ATGAAGACTCCTCTGGCCCTGCTGCTTCTCGTCTCTTTGGCATGCCACA GTGCTCTCTCCTGTTCTGTCTGCAAAGGCCATGCCCTCAAATGTCACACATGTGTGGCGTCCAATGAGGACGCCTGCAACCGTCAAGGCTCCACCTCTTGCCCTCAGTATGCTGACGCCTGCTCTACCATCACAGGAACAA ACACCGTGATGAAGTCGTGCACCTACAAGGCTTTCTGCGACAAGGCCCATGGCGTCGGCTCCGGAGCCAAGATGGAATGCTGTTTTGGCGACGACTGTAACGGGCCCCACCGGAGCCGCAGCCACGGGGATCACCACGGCAACGGCGCAGGGGCTCTGGCCTCCACCCCCGTCCTGCTCATCACGGCCCTGCTGCTGCGTGTGGCCGCCAGTCAGCTGTGA
- the LOC117736144 gene encoding transforming acidic coiled-coil-containing protein 1-like isoform X2, translating to MSWLSPVQWAKWTWSAVTGAAGDEGQPRSKDDGEDNSDSEGTFETPEAESPGVVKLLSQLDNSSHTVLPDGTNHFLDKNSNQDVGPVSSQEVDSLNNLTGSSPNDCSFSLGQNLNLTLSSNPSPGGGLSPSSPVPQPQALRPPSLSFLSPLNKPDPSEVDDQAPVTSDSSPDSNSISSHDICVDPDLLNGNINSNTQNTKLACETNGTIITNSCKVKQTQPMGKDFSGHDDHHGDHATDEEKLASSASVKPDKDQSDCHVTSKPEDSDYCSVFEDPCKLKNKPEGSEMQKTGSQVLDSICISEAEKKAVLTLIREEIITKEAAANDWKNKYEDSRQEVSEMRKIVAEYEKTIAQMIEDVHRNNQSSQKALHTVATEKETALADLNSVERSLSDVFRRYETMKSTLEGFKKNEEVLKKCAQEYLARVKQEEQRYQTLKLHAEEKLDKANEEIAQVRAKASSENMAMAASLRKEQMKNESLEQALQQKNQEMEELTKICDELIAKMGTD from the exons ATGTCCTGGTTGTCTCCGGTCCAGTGGGCCAAATGGACTTGGTCAGCAGTGACTGGGGCTGCTGGGGACGAGGGGCAGCCCAGATCCAAGGATGACGGAGAGGacaa tTCAGACTCGGAGGGGACCTTTGAGACTCCTGAGGCCGAGTCTCCAGGTGTTGTGAAGCTACTCAGCCAACTGGACAACTCCAGCCACACAG TTCTTCCTGATGGTACAAACCACTTTCTGGACAAGAACTCCAACCAGGATGTCGGCCCAGTTTCATCCCAAGAGGTTGATTCCCTTAACAACCTTACCGGATCCTCACCTAACGACTGCAGCTTTAGTTTGGGCCAGAACCTCAACCTGACACTCAGCAGCAATCCCAGTCCTGGAGGGGGCCTCTCACCATCCAGCCCTGTGCCCCAGCCTCAGGCCCTCCGGCCCCCATCATTGTCCTTCCTTTCCCCGCTAAACAAACCAGATCCTTCCGAGGTGGACGACCAGGCTCCGGTGACGTCTGACTCCAGCCCAGACTCAAACTCCATCTCCAGTCATGACATTTGTGTGGATCCCGACTTGCTTAATGGCAACATCAACTCCAATACGCAAAACACAAAACTTGCCTGTGAGACCAACGGCACAATTATCAC GAACTCCTGTAAAGTGAAGCAGACCCAACCGATGGGAAAGGACTTCAGCGGACAT GATGACCATCATGGAGACCACGCCACAGACGAGGAGAAGTTGGCGAGCAGTGCCAGTGTTAAACCAGACAAGGACCAAAGCG ACTGCCATGTGACATCAAAACCTGAGGACTCAGACTACTGCTCAGTG TTTGAAGACCCATGCAAATTGAAGAACAAGCCAGAGGGAAGTGAaatgcagaaaacaggaagtcaggtccTGGATTCCATCTGCATCAGTGAGGCAGAAAAAAAGGCCGTTCTCACCCTCATTAGAGAGGAG ATCATCACCAAAGAGGCAGCAGCCAACGATTGGAAGAATAAGTACGAGGACAGCAGACAAGAAGTCAGCGAGATGAG GAAGATTGTTGCAGAATATGAGAAGACAATCGCTCAGATGATCG AGGATGTGCATCGCAACAACCAGAGTTCCCAGAAGGCTTTGCACACTGTGGCAACGGAGAAGGAAACCGCTCTGGCAGACCTGAACTCTGTGGAACGCTCTCTTTCTGACGTGTTTCGGCGTTATGAAACTATGAAGAGCACCCTGGAGGGCTTCAAGAAA AACGAGGAGGTGCTGAAGAAGTGTGCTCAGGAGTATCTGGCCAGAGTcaagcaggaggagcagagatACCAGACACTTAAACTCCATGCTGAGGAGAAACTAGACAA GGCCAATGAGGAGATTGCTCAGGTGCGTGCAAAGGCGAGCTCCGAGAACATGGCGATGGCCGCCAGTTTGAGGAAGGAACAGATGAAGAACGAGTCTCTGGAACAAGCTCTGCAGCAAAAG AATCAAGAGATGGAGGAACTCACTAAGATCTGTGATGAGCTGATTGCCAAGATGGGAACAGACTGA
- the LOC117736144 gene encoding transforming acidic coiled-coil-containing protein 1-like isoform X1, whose amino-acid sequence MSWLSPVQWAKWTWSAVTGAAGDEGQPRSKDDGEDNSDSEGTFETPEAESPGVVKLLSQLDNSSHTVLPDGTNHFLDKNSNQDVGPVSSQEVDSLNNLTGSSPNDCSFSLGQNLNLTLSSNPSPGGGLSPSSPVPQPQALRPPSLSFLSPLNKPDPSEVDDQAPVTSDSSPDSNSISSHDICVDPDLLNGNINSNTQNTKLACETNGTIITNSCKVKQTQPMGKDFSGHVRTDNDDHHGDHATDEEKLASSASVKPDKDQSDCHVTSKPEDSDYCSVFEDPCKLKNKPEGSEMQKTGSQVLDSICISEAEKKAVLTLIREEIITKEAAANDWKNKYEDSRQEVSEMRKIVAEYEKTIAQMIEDVHRNNQSSQKALHTVATEKETALADLNSVERSLSDVFRRYETMKSTLEGFKKNEEVLKKCAQEYLARVKQEEQRYQTLKLHAEEKLDKANEEIAQVRAKASSENMAMAASLRKEQMKNESLEQALQQKNQEMEELTKICDELIAKMGTD is encoded by the exons ATGTCCTGGTTGTCTCCGGTCCAGTGGGCCAAATGGACTTGGTCAGCAGTGACTGGGGCTGCTGGGGACGAGGGGCAGCCCAGATCCAAGGATGACGGAGAGGacaa tTCAGACTCGGAGGGGACCTTTGAGACTCCTGAGGCCGAGTCTCCAGGTGTTGTGAAGCTACTCAGCCAACTGGACAACTCCAGCCACACAG TTCTTCCTGATGGTACAAACCACTTTCTGGACAAGAACTCCAACCAGGATGTCGGCCCAGTTTCATCCCAAGAGGTTGATTCCCTTAACAACCTTACCGGATCCTCACCTAACGACTGCAGCTTTAGTTTGGGCCAGAACCTCAACCTGACACTCAGCAGCAATCCCAGTCCTGGAGGGGGCCTCTCACCATCCAGCCCTGTGCCCCAGCCTCAGGCCCTCCGGCCCCCATCATTGTCCTTCCTTTCCCCGCTAAACAAACCAGATCCTTCCGAGGTGGACGACCAGGCTCCGGTGACGTCTGACTCCAGCCCAGACTCAAACTCCATCTCCAGTCATGACATTTGTGTGGATCCCGACTTGCTTAATGGCAACATCAACTCCAATACGCAAAACACAAAACTTGCCTGTGAGACCAACGGCACAATTATCAC GAACTCCTGTAAAGTGAAGCAGACCCAACCGATGGGAAAGGACTTCAGCGGACATGTGAGAACTGATAAT GATGACCATCATGGAGACCACGCCACAGACGAGGAGAAGTTGGCGAGCAGTGCCAGTGTTAAACCAGACAAGGACCAAAGCG ACTGCCATGTGACATCAAAACCTGAGGACTCAGACTACTGCTCAGTG TTTGAAGACCCATGCAAATTGAAGAACAAGCCAGAGGGAAGTGAaatgcagaaaacaggaagtcaggtccTGGATTCCATCTGCATCAGTGAGGCAGAAAAAAAGGCCGTTCTCACCCTCATTAGAGAGGAG ATCATCACCAAAGAGGCAGCAGCCAACGATTGGAAGAATAAGTACGAGGACAGCAGACAAGAAGTCAGCGAGATGAG GAAGATTGTTGCAGAATATGAGAAGACAATCGCTCAGATGATCG AGGATGTGCATCGCAACAACCAGAGTTCCCAGAAGGCTTTGCACACTGTGGCAACGGAGAAGGAAACCGCTCTGGCAGACCTGAACTCTGTGGAACGCTCTCTTTCTGACGTGTTTCGGCGTTATGAAACTATGAAGAGCACCCTGGAGGGCTTCAAGAAA AACGAGGAGGTGCTGAAGAAGTGTGCTCAGGAGTATCTGGCCAGAGTcaagcaggaggagcagagatACCAGACACTTAAACTCCATGCTGAGGAGAAACTAGACAA GGCCAATGAGGAGATTGCTCAGGTGCGTGCAAAGGCGAGCTCCGAGAACATGGCGATGGCCGCCAGTTTGAGGAAGGAACAGATGAAGAACGAGTCTCTGGAACAAGCTCTGCAGCAAAAG AATCAAGAGATGGAGGAACTCACTAAGATCTGTGATGAGCTGATTGCCAAGATGGGAACAGACTGA
- the LOC117736144 gene encoding transforming acidic coiled-coil-containing protein 1-like isoform X3 encodes MGGSLSQHRKGSVSSPRKKSSISDSEGTFETPEAESPGVVKLLSQLDNSSHTVLPDGTNHFLDKNSNQDVGPVSSQEVDSLNNLTGSSPNDCSFSLGQNLNLTLSSNPSPGGGLSPSSPVPQPQALRPPSLSFLSPLNKPDPSEVDDQAPVTSDSSPDSNSISSHDICVDPDLLNGNINSNTQNTKLACETNGTIITNSCKVKQTQPMGKDFSGHVRTDNDDHHGDHATDEEKLASSASVKPDKDQSDCHVTSKPEDSDYCSVFEDPCKLKNKPEGSEMQKTGSQVLDSICISEAEKKAVLTLIREEIITKEAAANDWKNKYEDSRQEVSEMRKIVAEYEKTIAQMIEDVHRNNQSSQKALHTVATEKETALADLNSVERSLSDVFRRYETMKSTLEGFKKNEEVLKKCAQEYLARVKQEEQRYQTLKLHAEEKLDKANEEIAQVRAKASSENMAMAASLRKEQMKNESLEQALQQKNQEMEELTKICDELIAKMGTD; translated from the exons ATGGGGGGCTCCCTTAGCCAGCACAGGAAGGGCTCCGTCAGCTCCCCTCGGAAGAAGAGCAGCAT tTCAGACTCGGAGGGGACCTTTGAGACTCCTGAGGCCGAGTCTCCAGGTGTTGTGAAGCTACTCAGCCAACTGGACAACTCCAGCCACACAG TTCTTCCTGATGGTACAAACCACTTTCTGGACAAGAACTCCAACCAGGATGTCGGCCCAGTTTCATCCCAAGAGGTTGATTCCCTTAACAACCTTACCGGATCCTCACCTAACGACTGCAGCTTTAGTTTGGGCCAGAACCTCAACCTGACACTCAGCAGCAATCCCAGTCCTGGAGGGGGCCTCTCACCATCCAGCCCTGTGCCCCAGCCTCAGGCCCTCCGGCCCCCATCATTGTCCTTCCTTTCCCCGCTAAACAAACCAGATCCTTCCGAGGTGGACGACCAGGCTCCGGTGACGTCTGACTCCAGCCCAGACTCAAACTCCATCTCCAGTCATGACATTTGTGTGGATCCCGACTTGCTTAATGGCAACATCAACTCCAATACGCAAAACACAAAACTTGCCTGTGAGACCAACGGCACAATTATCAC GAACTCCTGTAAAGTGAAGCAGACCCAACCGATGGGAAAGGACTTCAGCGGACATGTGAGAACTGATAAT GATGACCATCATGGAGACCACGCCACAGACGAGGAGAAGTTGGCGAGCAGTGCCAGTGTTAAACCAGACAAGGACCAAAGCG ACTGCCATGTGACATCAAAACCTGAGGACTCAGACTACTGCTCAGTG TTTGAAGACCCATGCAAATTGAAGAACAAGCCAGAGGGAAGTGAaatgcagaaaacaggaagtcaggtccTGGATTCCATCTGCATCAGTGAGGCAGAAAAAAAGGCCGTTCTCACCCTCATTAGAGAGGAG ATCATCACCAAAGAGGCAGCAGCCAACGATTGGAAGAATAAGTACGAGGACAGCAGACAAGAAGTCAGCGAGATGAG GAAGATTGTTGCAGAATATGAGAAGACAATCGCTCAGATGATCG AGGATGTGCATCGCAACAACCAGAGTTCCCAGAAGGCTTTGCACACTGTGGCAACGGAGAAGGAAACCGCTCTGGCAGACCTGAACTCTGTGGAACGCTCTCTTTCTGACGTGTTTCGGCGTTATGAAACTATGAAGAGCACCCTGGAGGGCTTCAAGAAA AACGAGGAGGTGCTGAAGAAGTGTGCTCAGGAGTATCTGGCCAGAGTcaagcaggaggagcagagatACCAGACACTTAAACTCCATGCTGAGGAGAAACTAGACAA GGCCAATGAGGAGATTGCTCAGGTGCGTGCAAAGGCGAGCTCCGAGAACATGGCGATGGCCGCCAGTTTGAGGAAGGAACAGATGAAGAACGAGTCTCTGGAACAAGCTCTGCAGCAAAAG AATCAAGAGATGGAGGAACTCACTAAGATCTGTGATGAGCTGATTGCCAAGATGGGAACAGACTGA
- the LOC117736144 gene encoding transforming acidic coiled-coil-containing protein 1-like isoform X4, whose amino-acid sequence MGGSLSQHRKGSVSSPRKKSSISDSEGTFETPEAESPGVVKLLSQLDNSSHTVLPDGTNHFLDKNSNQDVGPVSSQEVDSLNNLTGSSPNDCSFSLGQNLNLTLSSNPSPGGGLSPSSPVPQPQALRPPSLSFLSPLNKPDPSEVDDQAPVTSDSSPDSNSISSHDICVDPDLLNGNINSNTQNTKLACETNGTIITNSCKVKQTQPMGKDFSGHDDHHGDHATDEEKLASSASVKPDKDQSDCHVTSKPEDSDYCSVFEDPCKLKNKPEGSEMQKTGSQVLDSICISEAEKKAVLTLIREEIITKEAAANDWKNKYEDSRQEVSEMRKIVAEYEKTIAQMIEDVHRNNQSSQKALHTVATEKETALADLNSVERSLSDVFRRYETMKSTLEGFKKNEEVLKKCAQEYLARVKQEEQRYQTLKLHAEEKLDKANEEIAQVRAKASSENMAMAASLRKEQMKNESLEQALQQKNQEMEELTKICDELIAKMGTD is encoded by the exons ATGGGGGGCTCCCTTAGCCAGCACAGGAAGGGCTCCGTCAGCTCCCCTCGGAAGAAGAGCAGCAT tTCAGACTCGGAGGGGACCTTTGAGACTCCTGAGGCCGAGTCTCCAGGTGTTGTGAAGCTACTCAGCCAACTGGACAACTCCAGCCACACAG TTCTTCCTGATGGTACAAACCACTTTCTGGACAAGAACTCCAACCAGGATGTCGGCCCAGTTTCATCCCAAGAGGTTGATTCCCTTAACAACCTTACCGGATCCTCACCTAACGACTGCAGCTTTAGTTTGGGCCAGAACCTCAACCTGACACTCAGCAGCAATCCCAGTCCTGGAGGGGGCCTCTCACCATCCAGCCCTGTGCCCCAGCCTCAGGCCCTCCGGCCCCCATCATTGTCCTTCCTTTCCCCGCTAAACAAACCAGATCCTTCCGAGGTGGACGACCAGGCTCCGGTGACGTCTGACTCCAGCCCAGACTCAAACTCCATCTCCAGTCATGACATTTGTGTGGATCCCGACTTGCTTAATGGCAACATCAACTCCAATACGCAAAACACAAAACTTGCCTGTGAGACCAACGGCACAATTATCAC GAACTCCTGTAAAGTGAAGCAGACCCAACCGATGGGAAAGGACTTCAGCGGACAT GATGACCATCATGGAGACCACGCCACAGACGAGGAGAAGTTGGCGAGCAGTGCCAGTGTTAAACCAGACAAGGACCAAAGCG ACTGCCATGTGACATCAAAACCTGAGGACTCAGACTACTGCTCAGTG TTTGAAGACCCATGCAAATTGAAGAACAAGCCAGAGGGAAGTGAaatgcagaaaacaggaagtcaggtccTGGATTCCATCTGCATCAGTGAGGCAGAAAAAAAGGCCGTTCTCACCCTCATTAGAGAGGAG ATCATCACCAAAGAGGCAGCAGCCAACGATTGGAAGAATAAGTACGAGGACAGCAGACAAGAAGTCAGCGAGATGAG GAAGATTGTTGCAGAATATGAGAAGACAATCGCTCAGATGATCG AGGATGTGCATCGCAACAACCAGAGTTCCCAGAAGGCTTTGCACACTGTGGCAACGGAGAAGGAAACCGCTCTGGCAGACCTGAACTCTGTGGAACGCTCTCTTTCTGACGTGTTTCGGCGTTATGAAACTATGAAGAGCACCCTGGAGGGCTTCAAGAAA AACGAGGAGGTGCTGAAGAAGTGTGCTCAGGAGTATCTGGCCAGAGTcaagcaggaggagcagagatACCAGACACTTAAACTCCATGCTGAGGAGAAACTAGACAA GGCCAATGAGGAGATTGCTCAGGTGCGTGCAAAGGCGAGCTCCGAGAACATGGCGATGGCCGCCAGTTTGAGGAAGGAACAGATGAAGAACGAGTCTCTGGAACAAGCTCTGCAGCAAAAG AATCAAGAGATGGAGGAACTCACTAAGATCTGTGATGAGCTGATTGCCAAGATGGGAACAGACTGA
- the si:ch211-113d22.2 gene encoding uncharacterized protein si:ch211-113d22.2 isoform X2, with product MKTPLALLLLVSLACHSHALKCHTCVASNEDACNRQGSTSCPQYADACSTITGTNTVMKSCTYKAFCDKAHGVGSGAKMECCFGDDCNGPHRSRSHGDHHGNGAGALASTPVLLITALLLRVAASQL from the exons ATGAAGACTCCTCTGGCCCTGCTGCTTCTCGTCTCTTTGGCATGCCACA GCCATGCCCTCAAATGTCACACATGTGTGGCGTCCAATGAGGACGCCTGCAACCGTCAAGGCTCCACCTCTTGCCCTCAGTATGCTGACGCCTGCTCTACCATCACAGGAACAA ACACCGTGATGAAGTCGTGCACCTACAAGGCTTTCTGCGACAAGGCCCATGGCGTCGGCTCCGGAGCCAAGATGGAATGCTGTTTTGGCGACGACTGTAACGGGCCCCACCGGAGCCGCAGCCACGGGGATCACCACGGCAACGGCGCAGGGGCTCTGGCCTCCACCCCCGTCCTGCTCATCACGGCCCTGCTGCTGCGTGTGGCCGCCAGTCAGCTGTGA